The sequence below is a genomic window from Nicotiana tomentosiformis chromosome 6, ASM39032v3, whole genome shotgun sequence.
GCGGTCGAATCTACGGACGCGGATCTGGCCGCGGATGTGAGGCAGAACACTGGGTAAAATCCGCGGCCAAATCCGCGGTTGAATCCGCGGCCGTGGACGTCCTGACCTggaaaagtgtcctttttcgcaTAGGAGAGGGTATAATTATTTGggtccgaccctacttggtatatatacatggaaaaacggtATTTTGAGGACCTTTGATATACCTTTGACATACTTTTGatataatttagacctaaggaggctaaggagactagggattcgacctaaggagtaaagaacacactaggagcaaggcagagaattcttctacaagtttctcacttccttcttcctatttccattattagttatgaattctagtattgtagttatgcatactattatgaatagctaatttgttatctagggttttgatggaaccttttggaggatgaattcgtgttatgttttaatataattgagccgttgaatttttctacttgttcaactatgtgtttgTTGCTGTTGATTaaatggccatcaattgactgtgcctatttagtgtgtgctgctcgagagagagtatatatttaggtagttgttgaacaacatcactcctaacgtatgtgagagatcaatacggagggtttaaaggcgggattagagataacgaaaccttggtgcgatcgtagtgagcagtGAAGTAAGTGTCAGTTagtgtagttcgagagaatacatctagtaaattgcggtaattgctcgagagagaattacgacaatcaaagtactcacgatcggtagagaatacttaggcgaaattatagaagacacTGCGGgaaagattccgacaattggggaaatcataactctagacctccttagtcttgtctttAATCCTTATCCTTGTTAATTGATAGTTGTACTGCTTTctagtatttgttagttaattagataaaaataaatattataatctttataattaggaaattgtttggacttgtgtttcttagcaatattgaacaactatagctaagccttagttctctgtgggattcgactccgaactcttagaccggattatatttgcagtcctttttaggactagagttgggcgtgatcatatatatttaatgaatttcttaagacaaatatagAGTCTGAACTTATTGGGTTCGGTCGACCCCGCATTTCACACTCTGGCTCCGCCCTTGGTTCTAGGTGTCACTAAAGCATATGTATAACAATATAACAAAACTATATGTCACAATCGGTATATCAATACCGATCTCTTATTGAGAATGCTTGACTCATGATACTTAGCTAAAGTTTAGTAATTTTTtcgttaaaaatattttaatgacTTTGGTGTAGTAAAGTGATAAAGGTATTATAAATAGTATAACTTTCAACTACAGCAATATTTTATATGGTTGCCCCTTTAAACCTCACTTGCATAGTCAAAAAAATAAGTGAATAAAGGCGTTTTAAGTAGTAAATCTTTCAACTGTAGCAATATTTTTTTACTTTGCCCCTTTAAATCCCATTATTACCAACTCAATTGAAATTCCTAAATTAGCATATAATCCAAATGAAGACTACATACAGCTTCTTTCCTTAAGGTTTCTGCTAATCATTCCTACACCTCTATACTTTTTTGAATATAACAAACTGTATATAGTTGTTCATGTCTATATTGTGGCTCACTTTGATGTTCCCCGTAAATCTTGTAGGgaaaaaaatagcccaaaaaaaaaaggcaaaaaaaagaTGAGGGACCCTAAGAACCAGGGGGATTGAACCCGACGTGAATCGAACACGCAACCTTCTGATCTGGAGTCAGACGCGCTACCATTGCGCCACGGATCCCGTGTTGTTTATCAACTGAGAAAACTATTTAAATCACAAAAAAACTTGGATTAACATTTCACCTGGATGCGACGGGTCCAGAGGTAATTATAATAGCAGTAAATTAGCTACTCGAGAATTAAAGCTGCATTAATTCTCActcctaattttttttttttaaaaaaaaaaaaaaaaaaaaagtgcgaaataataattaaatctGACTCCTGATTTCAGTTAAAGGTTTGTGAAAGTTGGTGATTCTGTGAGTCTTTTCCTTAGCACCTTTTATATacattcttttttttcttcctatTATCAGCTGGTTTAGTCTGGGTCATGTCTCAGTCCCAGTGTAGCTGATCATCCTCTCGGACCAGCTACTGATCATCAGTAAGCTATTGCCTTACCAACTAGCTAATCAGACGCAAGCCCCTCCTCGGGCGGATTCCTCCTTTTGCTCCTCAGCCTACAGGGTATTAGCAGTCGTTTCCAGCTGTTGTTCCCCTCCCAAGGGCAGGTTCTTATTCGTCCGCCACTAGAAACACCACTTCCCGTCCGACTTGCATGTGTTAAGCATGCCGCCAGCGTTCATCCTGAGCCAGGATCGAACTCTCTATGAGATTCATAGTTGCATTACTTATAGCTTCCTTGTTTAGGAATTGTCTTTCATTCCAAGGCATAACTTATTGATGCGATCATCCATTCGAATAACTCCTATTCCAGTGATGGGATCATCCATTGAATTTCAAATTGTGTAAAGCTCTTTTATCAACATTGAATTTGACACTGGCAAGCTTCACGATTGAGCTCACAAATTCTAAACAAATTCAAATGAACTCAAGTTCAAGAAATGAAACAACAGTCTTCCAGACTAAAAATACATATAGAGGAATAGGCATGAGAGATATTTTCTCCACTTCCCAGCCAGAGACGAATCTAAGGTGAGTTCTGTTGGTTCAATTGAACCTGTTGTTTTCATCTCGAACTATGTATACATATGCAAAAGGATAATATATTAGATATAATAAGATCATACTCAGTATGAACCAAAGGGAGAACTAAGAGAATTTCTGTTAATTCATAACAAGTGTTATATGTTCTAACCAAGCAAAAAGCTCTATTTGCTGTTAAGTACATCAAAGACAGTTTGGTCACCTGAAACTCATAGTTCACGGCAGATAGACTTATGTACATTATAAACAACTCAGAGTTGCAtgctacaatttttattttatttttcaatctaGTTCAAATGACAACCTCAGATATGAGCGACGAAATCACCACTGTTGTCAATTTCAGATTCCAGGTCACCTTCCATGTCATCGGGGTCGATTGTTGCCCCAGCAGGAGCTTGCCCAGGTTTTGACCCTTCTCCGGGGGTCTTTGCCTCTTGTATGATCCGCATTATATCTTCCACTCTTTGCTGTGCCTGCTCTGAAGCTTCCCCATAGTTCGCCTTCTCGCCATCCATCAAGTTTTTTGGCAGATTCTTTAGAAACCAGGAATGTTTCTTTATCTCTGGAATAGTGATCCTCTGCAGCCAATTGAAATGTTTCAGCTAAACCAATCTTTAGTATATACACAGCTGACAGCTTAGTAATGTACCACTCAAAAGTTAAGTAGTACTATTTTGGTTAAATTTAATACAATGCAAAACAAGAAAGCTTGTGTCTAACTTGTAAAATATATTCAAATAAGATGCTTTTCCTATAAAATGAAGGATCTTCCATTGAAAACCTTTACAGATAACAATGCGCTAGCTAGTGCAGTAAATGAAGCTTACCATTGATGGATTCGCAACAAAGATTCGAGAAAGAAGGTTCTTGCAATCTGCAGATATTCTTATATAATCCGGTATGGAGAACTGGGCACTCATTATTCTCTGGAAAAGGAAACAAACAGTACTTAATCTGCTAATTGAGACAATAGTGAATTGAAGTTCTTGCAATCTGCAGATATTCTTATATAATCCGGTATGGAGAACTGGGCACTCATTATTCTCTGGAAAAGGAAACAAACAGTACTTAATCTGCTAATTGAGACAATAGTGAATTGAACATTGTTCAGGAGATGACTTAGTTCAAACCTCAAATCAAAGTATAAGTACTAACTCACCCCAATAGTTTTACGGAAATTTCTAGGATCTTCAGGATCCTCAAAAGGGTATGCTCCTACTAACATCACATACAGTGTCACCCCACATGACCATACGTCTGCAACCTGAAAATGCTAGGCTTTAAATCTGCAGAATACTTCAATTGAAGTAACTCAAATGAACCAGATGTAAACAGCATTCAAGCATTCATAAAGGCTATGATAAATGAGCTAGCAAGTTATTACTAAAATGTAGTGctccatttttatttttattttggtttgaTAAGTTCTAACTGGAAGATTTGCTTTAGGCCTAAATATTTAGCCAGAACTAACTAGGCTGCATCAAATGGTTCAGCTCTAAATCAGCAGGATTGAACAGTGGGGTAGTTCTTGTGCAAACAAACCTAGAAACAGATACTAGTACAAGTTCAGCAGGTTCTTCATCAGATTTTGTCATGGTTTTACGCATGTAGTAGCATATATTTAGTTTCAAACAAGAAAAAGATCAGTACTTCATCCATAAATTTACTTATCTTTACTGAACATCTTTTttgcaaaaattttaaagtataTCCACTACTGCAATATTTAGTGAAAAGCCAAATATACCGTCTGTGCAAGCAAACAAAGGCCCCTATGGCAGATTAGTGAAAGGGAAATCGATAAATGAAGTTATCAGCGTAATTCAATTCCTGTGATGCTTCAGGTTTTGTCAGAGAATTCTTCAAGATTCTAATGTATACCTTCCCGTCATATTCCTTCCGTGACAGGACCTCTGGAGCAATGTAAGCAGGTGTTCCTACTGTTGACTTGGGTTGTGAATGCAATAATCCAGACTGCATGATTAAGAAAATCGTAAATAACAAATGTAATGTCCTGCTAGATAAATGAAAGGAGTAGTAGATAACTTCTCAACTACAAGGCAGGAAACCTTGGAATAACCGAAATCACATATTTTTAGACGTGGTGTTGGGCTTCCGTCAAGGAGTGTGTTTTCCAGTTTCAAATCTCTGTGACAGATTTCCTGCAGTAAAATAGAAGTAATGCTCGAGAAGACTGTTACATGAGTAGATGAATAtcataaaagaacaaaaaaagcATTCTCAAAAGTTGTACCATTGTATGGCAATAGCTGACTCCAGATATTAGCTGTTGGAAGAAGAAGCGAGCCTGTTGTTGGTAGAACAAAATGAAATGATAAGGAAAACATCTCATTCTCACCACATAGAATAACAGAATAAGTAGGATATTAATAAGTAGGATATGTTATAACCTCATCTTCACTAAATCTTCCGGCACTGCATATTCTAGCAAAAAGTTCTCCCCCTGCTGCATATTCCATCACAATTGCTACATGTGTAGGAGTTAACAATACCTGCAACAAAAGGGCCATATCATGTTAACTATGACATAGGACGAAGCAGTGAAGTACTTTAACAGTTACGAATAATTAGTGATTGTGACATACCACATAACATTAACCCCCAAGCGTAAAGATCACAGCTGCTGCAAAGGGTTATGCAAAACAGTGGTAATTGCCTTAGAGACATATTTCTAGATTTTATTGGGATGACATTTTGAGCAAAAACTACACCGCTTACTCTATATATACTTTGTTATATACACAAGCAGAACTAGTGTAACTTGTATGTGTTTCCACTTATCCTGAAAGCATTTTTGTATTCAAAATATTCTGCTAAAATATATGATTTGTTAACTGGCAGCTCAGCAAAAGCAAAAGCATTTCGCTGTAGGGAATGTGCAAAGGGATGACAATTTTACTTCATCTTGTATGCTTTGCTGTAAACGCTTTGAGCTGCTTCGGGTAAGCAACTATGCGATTATTAAATATGAATCATACAACAAATAAAGGGGATACAATATGCATTTCTCAAAAACAAAGATGAATCCATTCTCCAGAGTGGGCACTACACTAGTCAATGAAAGCATCTATTAAGTACTTTGATCTCAACATGATGCTGGTTTGTCATCTAAAATGGAGCAGGAGACACGAAAAGTGAAGAAAGAAACTGCGAGAAACAACACAAGGACCTACTGTTACCTATAACTGAAAATGTAGATAACCTCTAGTCGTGTTAGAGAATCCAAATTACTGAATGCTGGAATGAAACGGATACATATGAGGTGAAATTAGATAGAGAGAATTCACATAGTTGACCCCAACTAACTTGGGACTAAGGCATTGTTGTTGTAGTAAGTCTTCAAGTCAGGAAAAAGAGATGTATTTACCTCTTTAAATCTGATAATGTTTGGATGCCTCAATGATCTATGATTTATGATTTCCCTCTGCACATTCTCGTCAATCTGAAACAACAAACGAATATAGATCATAATCAGGACAACTTAACGAGAGAACATGAAAACCTTTTTCTGTACGCTTATAGCAAGTAACTGGAGATAAAGCATATGACATTGTTTTACATGAAACCAGTAAATAAGTAGAAATGTACTGGAGCTTTTTCAGTACCAACAATGTTGCTCCTTGTTAGATTGTTGCCAGGTGATTCGATTATAAAACAAATCAGACAGCAATACCGGCTATCACACTAACTCGGTCAAGAAACCAAGATCTGAAGATCAATCAACTATGTCATAACCTCAAATAATGATGGGGTTCGAGGAATCAAGAatgttaaaattttaaatttaaaaaaacaaatgaCCAACTCAAGGTCCAATAGAAGCAAGCCGTAGCCAATCCAGCAGTAATAATGGAAGCGGTAGAAATCAGTGGATTCATGATAAGTTCCTCGtacccaaaaaaaagaaaagaaatggttAATGATACAATCAACCAATGAGTTATGACTTAATTATTCCCTCGCTAGGACTCATCCAGTCGAAGTAACTAAGAACTTCGGATTGAAGTAATAAGATTATTGAATCATTAGAACTACTTCGGTATATCTTTTTTACTTTTTAGCCACAGAGTCAAATTTCGTCAACATCAATCTAATACTCTTactcaatttcccaaaattccAAACGACAGCCTAAATTCTGTGCCAAAACTTCTACATGTACTACCAAAATGCATGAATCCCCTTCACAATACACTAAGATGCAATGATCAAACTTAACTTcaaaagaaaattaattaatataaGTAAGAAAGACCAAACATAACCTCAAATTAAGCATTGATAGAAAATAAGCATATCCAGTTAAACTCTCAACTTAATCATGACAAAGTTAACAAATATATTGATAGCATTGGGAAAAAATCATTTTGACAAGGGATTAAAACTACCTTCTTCCCTCTTTCTATGTATTTGACAGCAACAAGCTCCTTTGTTTTCTTGTCCCTCACTAGCCTTGCCACCCCAAAATTCCCAGTACCAAGTTCTTTCAATGGCTCATACCTTTCCTCCATCTCAACTCAATTCAACCCAAAATCAGCAACTCTCAAACTTTCCAAAGTTTAAACTTGAAATACCCTCCTATGATATACTCAAAAGAACATATATACCAAAATTAAACAGAATGAACCTTTTTTCGAAAGCAAACTTTCTGACCAGTCCCTGTTTCTAAAATTTTCTCAACTTCCAGTGCTGACACTATTTATAAATGATTAAATCTTAAGTATTAAAATGTGCAAAACGTTGGGAACCTGAGCACGTGGATACACTATGCGACACGAAATTTATTAAGGGGGTTGGCTTCAAGTTCAATTATATAGCTTTGACCAGCTTATTTTTAGGtcaaaagcaattttttttttttttcactccaAAAATTGAattgtttggtcaagcttttaaaaataaaaaaatattttcgaagaGAAACAGAAACAGATTTtgagaagtagaaaaaagtaACTTCTCTTCGAAATCACTTTtgtgaaaagtacttttgagaaaaatatacttaaaaaCAGCTTTAAAAAATTtgaccaaacactaattactactTAAAAGTGATATTCAAAATAATTAAACAAACACAAACTGGTTTtcaccaaaatattttttttaaaatacttttaaaaaatacACTTTTCAATCTGATTTTAGATGCTTGGCGGACACTCACTCTGGTTCAATTAATATGATATATCTTTTTAATACTTCTATATCAATTTTCACACGGGACAAACTACAGAACAAATTTCTGGGTCCCACCATTAGTGGTCGGTTGGTAGCTTTCGTTCTGATTCTTGTCCAAGTTAGATGTACACATGTTATCCGAATTTGAGAATTTCTAGTCGTCGAATGATGTTTACTTCCGTTTACCgttaaaacggataacaattgaatttatatgcgatTTTAAaaatatgtggattgattcagcataaataatcaagaatgttagataaacgaTTTAAATATAGAATGAATAACCAAACTAATTGTGATATTACGTCCGGGCTCGTATTTGTGATGAACAGTAATTTTGCCCTCGATCGGACCCTTAGTTCGAAGCCAGATGTATATGAAGAGCAAcaataaaataaaacttttcgatAGCTAGAAAGCACAGAAATAAATTTGTATTGtcttggtatgcgtgttacaatatgtcTTATCAAAGAAAAAACTTCCCATTTATATAGTAAGAGAGTTTCACTCCTAGTACAAGTTTAAAACCGCCATCTAGCGAGAtccgcgccgtgatatccggttggttcCGGATATCACTGCCCTCTATCCGTCGCCTACAACCGTTCATGCGCTTCCCGAAGTCTCAGAATCAATCCTGGGTCTGGGGTGTGTCGTTTAATCAAGTCCGATGGCGAGCATTCTGTTCGGGCCTTGGTACAAGAAATTCTCGGTTTCGAGTTCGATCCCGCGTATTCATATCCTTGCTTCGTTTGACCCACCGGGAAATCGGGGTGTGTGTTACccccggtttcacccgtatacagatagtccccccgtTTCCTAGAGAGTAGATTTACCGAAGCGATAGATGAACCTCGGTTCCTTCCTTCGAACGTTACAACCGAGATGACGGATAAGCcaaaacgtcccatcagtcgcgtcATTCTGACTTCAGACACGTGTCGATCATCGGTTGGTTGCCTTCGAATGTGAAACGTCGCGTATTAATTATATTGCCCCCTATAAAAGCTTCGACCCCcttcacctttttcactttctgATCCTAGCTCTTACCTTCGAACTTTATAAAGGCTTTCAACTTTCTCAAATATTTATACCTCGCTTCTTGAACCTTCACATCTTCATCTTTAACCTTTAAATCTTCATGTTTTTTCTTC
It includes:
- the LOC104107056 gene encoding serine/threonine-protein kinase SAPK3-like, giving the protein MEERYEPLKELGTGNFGVARLVRDKKTKELVAVKYIERGKKIDENVQREIINHRSLRHPNIIRFKEVLLTPTHVAIVMEYAAGGELFARICSAGRFSEDEARFFFQQLISGVSYCHTMEICHRDLKLENTLLDGSPTPRLKICDFGYSKSGLLHSQPKSTVGTPAYIAPEVLSRKEYDGKVADVWSCGVTLYVMLVGAYPFEDPEDPRNFRKTIGRIMSAQFSIPDYIRISADCKNLLSRIFVANPSMRITIPEIKKHSWFLKNLPKNLMDGEKANYGEASEQAQQRVEDIMRIIQEAKTPGEGSKPGQAPAGATIDPDDMEGDLESEIDNSGDFVAHI